Proteins from a genomic interval of Chryseobacterium indologenes:
- a CDS encoding helix-turn-helix domain-containing protein, giving the protein MKTEQPDYRKIYTDIIFMKHPEKLDACKAILQKKTFTTLDVIKINQLIFGVDKEDYSGSSQKYKAYDQNAIVEILEFQKKSGYNNMQTAKQFKISRNTLAKWKKMFQI; this is encoded by the coding sequence ATGAAAACTGAACAACCTGACTACAGAAAGATATATACTGATATCATTTTTATGAAACATCCTGAAAAACTGGATGCATGTAAAGCTATTTTACAAAAGAAAACCTTCACAACATTAGATGTGATCAAAATCAATCAGTTAATATTTGGAGTAGATAAAGAAGACTACAGCGGATCCAGTCAGAAGTATAAGGCATATGATCAGAATGCCATTGTAGAGATTCTGGAATTCCAGAAGAAAAGTGGTTACAACAACATGCAGACTGCTAAACAATTTAAAATAAGCCGAAACACACTCGCAAAGTGGAAAAAGATGTTTCAGATTTAA
- the bshC gene encoding bacillithiol biosynthesis cysteine-adding enzyme BshC, producing the protein MKTINKISFNDIESIPQLVKDFLNQQIEGFENKTFSVDHFRQQIHLKGDSSLSSEQRRILSAVLEEQLSELTLSSKQKDNVADLQLPNTFTVTTGHQLNLFSGPVFFVYKILQTIKTCTYLKENFPDFNFVPVYWMASEDHDFAEINHFKTENHFYEINEKSGGPVGRIQISDTYFISEFEKEFKDSVFGTELILMLKEAYKTGNTLTQAIRILVNRLFSEFGLLILDGDSKELKAEMKEIFKDELLHFSLQTQSEAKVDFLTEKYGKVQVNPREINLFYLSDTRDRIEFNGQKYIVVDKNIQFTQEEILAELENYPERFSPNALMRPVYQEKILPNLAYIGGNAEIMYWLELKDYFSKIEIPFPILIPRNSMLFIKEKTLGKIRKLDLGIDDFFQNFAIITNRKILKDNHILPLLEEKEQLLINNFSELKATAEMTERSFGNMVKAEEVRQLKSFKRMKKRLLHAEKIKQAELLERLENLFLDIHPSGTWQERVYNFSVFFSDYGYSWLENCLEEMVVQESKLIIVAI; encoded by the coding sequence TTGAAAACAATTAATAAGATATCATTCAACGATATAGAAAGTATTCCTCAATTGGTAAAAGATTTTTTGAATCAACAAATTGAGGGGTTTGAAAATAAAACATTTTCTGTAGATCATTTTCGTCAGCAGATCCATCTTAAAGGCGATTCGTCTTTATCATCAGAGCAGAGAAGAATATTGTCTGCGGTACTAGAAGAGCAGCTTTCGGAGCTTACGCTTTCTTCAAAGCAAAAAGATAATGTGGCGGATCTTCAGCTTCCCAATACATTTACTGTTACTACAGGACATCAGTTGAACCTGTTTTCGGGACCTGTTTTCTTTGTCTATAAGATATTGCAGACGATAAAAACATGTACTTATCTCAAAGAAAATTTTCCGGACTTCAATTTTGTTCCGGTCTATTGGATGGCTTCAGAAGATCATGATTTTGCTGAAATCAACCATTTTAAAACAGAAAATCATTTCTACGAGATCAACGAGAAATCCGGTGGCCCGGTAGGCAGAATTCAAATCAGTGATACCTATTTTATTTCTGAGTTTGAAAAAGAATTTAAAGATTCTGTCTTCGGAACCGAATTGATTTTAATGCTTAAAGAAGCTTATAAAACCGGAAATACTTTAACACAGGCGATCAGAATCCTGGTTAATAGACTTTTTTCTGAATTCGGACTTTTGATATTGGATGGTGATTCGAAAGAGCTTAAAGCTGAGATGAAAGAGATTTTTAAAGATGAGCTCCTGCATTTCAGCCTGCAAACACAATCCGAAGCCAAAGTAGATTTTCTGACTGAAAAATATGGTAAAGTTCAGGTAAACCCCCGCGAAATTAATCTCTTTTACCTGTCAGATACAAGAGACAGGATTGAATTTAACGGTCAGAAATATATCGTTGTAGACAAAAATATTCAGTTTACACAAGAAGAAATACTGGCCGAGCTGGAAAACTACCCCGAAAGATTTAGCCCAAATGCATTGATGCGCCCGGTATATCAGGAAAAAATATTACCTAACCTGGCGTACATCGGCGGAAATGCCGAAATCATGTACTGGCTGGAACTGAAAGATTATTTTTCGAAAATTGAAATTCCTTTTCCGATTCTTATTCCCAGAAATTCCATGCTTTTTATAAAAGAAAAGACACTGGGGAAAATCCGGAAACTCGATCTCGGAATTGATGATTTCTTCCAGAACTTTGCCATCATAACCAACCGTAAGATTTTAAAGGATAATCATATTTTACCATTACTGGAAGAAAAAGAGCAGCTTCTGATCAATAATTTTTCTGAATTGAAAGCCACTGCAGAAATGACCGAAAGATCTTTTGGCAATATGGTAAAGGCCGAAGAAGTGAGACAGTTGAAATCATTTAAAAGAATGAAAAAACGTCTGCTTCATGCTGAAAAAATAAAACAGGCAGAGCTGCTGGAAAGACTTGAAAATCTGTTTTTAGACATACACCCTTCCGGTACATGGCAGGAAAGGGTCTACAACTTTAGCGTATTCTTTTCAGATTACGGCTATTCATGGCTTGAAAATTGTTTGGAAGAAATGGTGGTTCAAGAATCCAAACTAATAATTGTTGCCATTTAA
- a CDS encoding helix-turn-helix transcriptional regulator gives MDRYVALMTFIIAVYIVIFAFFIHDTIMSWYLVAGLLLLSCPYVFTRKRLSPDLLVHTFLISVPIYSFYIILSFWENSVASFSILLPIPLGAYIFFSNKEVLLYTLYVVVTIVAVSVVANHFSFNLPKHTQEEVKFNDTLLFISNISVVFLLIYYKDKIKKPETLDNIYAEDALIINKEDPTEVVIKTAAESADSEAFEKLFEKIESAMTQDMLFKDTKLNLSRLSVVLEVNSAYISKAIRYKGYPNFSTYLNTYRINHVKKLFTETDFQKATLMYIYTEAGFSNQSTFNRVFKQIEGITPSEYIQQNVNTVDNQDQ, from the coding sequence ATGGACAGATATGTAGCGCTTATGACTTTCATAATTGCTGTTTATATTGTCATCTTTGCATTTTTTATTCATGACACTATAATGTCATGGTATCTGGTTGCGGGGTTATTGCTTCTCAGCTGTCCTTATGTTTTTACCCGGAAAAGGCTTTCACCCGATTTACTGGTCCATACTTTTCTGATTTCTGTTCCCATTTACAGTTTCTATATTATACTGTCCTTTTGGGAAAATTCTGTGGCTAGTTTTTCCATATTACTTCCCATTCCATTGGGTGCTTATATTTTTTTTTCAAATAAGGAAGTATTATTATATACCTTATATGTGGTGGTTACAATTGTGGCAGTAAGTGTAGTCGCCAATCATTTCAGTTTTAATCTTCCCAAGCATACACAGGAAGAAGTTAAGTTCAATGATACCTTATTATTTATCTCCAACATTTCGGTGGTCTTTTTACTCATTTATTATAAAGACAAAATTAAAAAGCCGGAAACATTGGATAATATCTATGCAGAGGATGCTCTCATAATTAATAAAGAAGACCCAACTGAAGTGGTTATTAAAACAGCAGCAGAGTCAGCAGATAGCGAAGCTTTTGAGAAATTGTTTGAAAAAATCGAATCCGCTATGACTCAGGATATGCTGTTTAAAGATACCAAACTGAATCTTTCAAGATTGAGTGTAGTTTTAGAAGTTAATAGTGCTTATATCTCCAAAGCTATCCGTTATAAAGGCTATCCAAATTTCAGTACCTACCTTAATACCTACAGAATTAATCATGTAAAAAAACTGTTTACGGAAACAGATTTCCAAAAGGCTACTTTAATGTACATCTATACTGAGGCAGGATTTTCTAATCAATCGACATTTAACCGAGTTTTTAAACAGATCGAAGGAATTACCCCATCAGAATACATCCAGCAAAACGTGAACACTGTTGATAATCAAGATCAGTAG
- the pckA gene encoding phosphoenolpyruvate carboxykinase (ATP), protein MKNTKIIQDLEKLGIKGNYEVVYNPSYEELYQAEVSPENQGFEKAELTESGAVSVKTGIFTGRSPKDRYIVQDDVTRDTIFWDGKVNLPTTSEIFGSCKELVLNQLAEAKKIYVVDAFCGTNADTRLKVRFIVEVAWQAHFVTNMFIRPSHYELENFGEPDFTVINGSKTTNPNWEAQGLNSENFIMFNLTEKLQIIGGTWYGGEMKKGMFAMMNYYLPLKGMASMHCSANVGEKGDVALFFGLSGTGKTTLSADPKRYLIGDDEHGWDNNGVFNYEGGCYAKVIDLSEEKEPDIFRAIKRDALLENVVVNNGVADYKDGSITENTRVSYPIYHINKIVLPSKAGHAKKIVYLSADAFGVLPPVSILNEDQAQYHFLCGYTSKLAGTERGITEPQPSFSPAFGEAFLTLHPTMYSKTLIGKMKEHGAKAYLVNTGWNGTGKRISLKDTRAIIDAIIDGSIDNAPKTQVPIMNLEIPTELPNVSTGILDPRDTYENTTDWEEKAKDLASRYIKNFEQYCDTEEGKRLIPSGPQLQEQTI, encoded by the coding sequence ATGAAAAACACTAAAATCATCCAGGATTTAGAAAAATTGGGGATTAAAGGAAACTATGAAGTGGTGTATAATCCTTCTTACGAAGAATTGTACCAGGCTGAAGTTTCTCCTGAAAATCAAGGATTTGAGAAAGCTGAGCTTACAGAGTCTGGCGCGGTATCGGTAAAAACAGGAATTTTCACAGGTCGTTCACCTAAAGACAGATATATTGTTCAGGATGATGTTACAAGAGATACAATTTTCTGGGATGGTAAAGTAAATTTACCAACTACATCAGAAATTTTCGGTTCTTGTAAAGAATTAGTGCTGAACCAGCTTGCTGAAGCTAAGAAAATTTATGTAGTTGATGCTTTCTGCGGAACCAACGCAGATACAAGACTTAAAGTAAGATTTATCGTGGAAGTAGCATGGCAGGCGCATTTCGTTACTAATATGTTCATTCGTCCTTCTCATTATGAGCTTGAAAACTTCGGAGAACCTGATTTCACGGTAATCAACGGATCAAAAACAACAAATCCAAACTGGGAAGCTCAGGGATTAAACTCCGAAAACTTCATCATGTTCAACCTTACTGAAAAACTACAAATCATCGGTGGTACATGGTACGGAGGTGAAATGAAGAAAGGAATGTTTGCCATGATGAACTATTACCTTCCATTAAAGGGTATGGCTTCCATGCACTGTTCTGCAAATGTTGGAGAAAAAGGAGATGTAGCTTTATTCTTTGGTCTTTCAGGAACAGGGAAAACAACATTATCTGCTGATCCTAAAAGATACCTTATCGGTGACGATGAGCATGGATGGGATAACAACGGAGTATTCAACTATGAGGGAGGATGCTACGCTAAAGTTATTGACCTGTCAGAAGAAAAAGAACCGGATATTTTCAGAGCCATCAAAAGAGATGCTCTTCTTGAAAATGTTGTGGTAAACAATGGTGTTGCTGATTATAAAGACGGATCTATTACTGAAAATACGAGAGTTTCTTATCCAATCTATCATATTAACAAAATTGTATTGCCATCTAAAGCAGGACATGCGAAAAAGATCGTTTATCTTTCTGCAGATGCTTTCGGGGTATTGCCTCCGGTTTCCATCTTGAATGAAGATCAGGCACAATATCATTTCCTTTGTGGCTACACTTCTAAATTAGCAGGAACTGAAAGAGGAATTACTGAGCCTCAACCATCTTTCTCACCTGCATTTGGTGAAGCATTCCTTACATTACACCCAACAATGTACTCTAAAACATTGATCGGTAAAATGAAAGAACACGGTGCTAAAGCATATTTAGTGAATACAGGCTGGAATGGTACAGGAAAGAGAATTTCTCTGAAAGATACCAGAGCGATCATTGATGCAATTATTGACGGTTCTATTGATAATGCACCAAAAACTCAGGTTCCCATCATGAATCTTGAAATTCCTACAGAGCTTCCAAACGTTTCTACAGGTATTTTAGATCCTAGAGATACATACGAGAATACTACAGACTGGGAAGAAAAAGCAAAAGATCTTGCTTCAAGATATATCAAAAACTTCGAGCAGTATTGTGATACAGAAGAAGGAAAAAGATTAATCCCTTCAGGGCCTCAATTGCAGGAACAAACAATCTAA
- a CDS encoding 30S ribosomal protein S6: MNAIFSPGKLMLTSEYFAIDGALVLAVPTRLGQEFFFEEREDKKSLILWEAYHQDKLWLRAVIDYNNWQIVETNIPSSAEFILKTLYNVQQLSTTRFKSDLSYHLKTNLQFPADYGLGSSSTLMNNLGEWADINPFHLNSISLGGSGYDIAVAKEKSAILFQNKPEIRYEKVDFNPPFKNELIFIHLNQKQDSREGITLYKSKNKSPELINEFSDITKKILLCNELESFSELMMIHERKIADFLEILTVREKLFSDCPSFVKSLGAWGGDFVMSAKFGGFKDYFWEKGFTTVFEWPEIIGL; encoded by the coding sequence ATGAACGCGATTTTTTCACCGGGAAAGCTTATGCTTACTTCAGAATATTTCGCAATAGATGGAGCTCTTGTCTTAGCGGTACCAACCAGGCTGGGACAAGAGTTTTTTTTTGAAGAAAGGGAAGATAAAAAATCTTTAATTCTTTGGGAAGCCTACCATCAGGACAAATTATGGTTAAGAGCTGTCATAGACTATAACAACTGGCAGATTGTAGAAACCAATATCCCTTCAAGTGCTGAATTTATTCTAAAAACATTATACAATGTTCAGCAACTTTCTACCACAAGATTTAAAAGCGATCTCAGTTATCATTTAAAAACAAATCTTCAGTTTCCTGCTGACTATGGTCTTGGGAGTAGCTCTACCCTGATGAATAATCTTGGCGAATGGGCAGATATCAACCCTTTTCACCTGAATTCAATCAGTCTTGGAGGGAGCGGATATGATATTGCCGTTGCAAAAGAGAAATCTGCTATCCTTTTTCAAAATAAACCTGAGATCAGATATGAAAAAGTAGATTTTAATCCTCCTTTTAAAAATGAGCTGATATTTATTCACTTAAATCAAAAGCAAGACAGCAGAGAAGGAATCACTCTTTACAAGTCGAAAAATAAATCACCGGAATTGATTAATGAATTTTCAGATATCACAAAGAAAATTTTATTATGCAATGAATTGGAAAGTTTTTCTGAATTAATGATGATTCATGAACGTAAAATTGCAGATTTTCTTGAAATACTCACAGTTAGAGAAAAGCTATTCTCTGATTGTCCTTCCTTTGTCAAAAGTTTAGGCGCATGGGGTGGAGATTTCGTGATGAGTGCCAAATTTGGGGGCTTTAAAGACTATTTTTGGGAGAAAGGATTTACAACCGTTTTTGAATGGCCTGAAATAATCGGCTTATAG
- a CDS encoding LysM peptidoglycan-binding domain-containing protein codes for MVLGVSAQKSHTVVQGDNPYNIAKKYGMTVDELLKLNPKHKDGKLAIGDVLTIKSDKATAPVAAKAVVAEKVKTTPATSAALGKIVLQPKQTIYGITKQYRISETDLRKLNPELDSHMKIGDEITLPLASIKKYGDSQQVIAAEKPAETVVEKPTTVITTNTVAPVEGETYVIQAKDNYYRITKQFGINQQDLFALNPGLEEKGLKPGETIKIKKSTPAAESVVAEPEPVNPKTKVDSGNDRSSSASGNVVAGDDYVTYTVQQGDTVFSIVNRFGVSIDDLIALNPELSHGLKSGMVLKIKKQDPAYVKKNGDALSVVLMLPFGYSTNETQYRGMALDFLTGAKLAIERNAKGGQKLDIKVVDSGNEASFKNSLTQINPENTDLIIGPFFKSNVIDVLDFTKNQKIPVVAPFANTPELYNYSNLIIVETNNQTYADKIVEEVKAVYSDQKIYVVADTKKENANYIKAGLEKTLKNPNVVIVTSPADIQLDQNMMTGQAAPVIAVLANDDMGDAFANKVIALSKEAQGVKAFSMFYAPVFEKKVDDLSQASLVYLMDRKINTDGNFEKEILAAYKSKYCKIPPKYAIVGFDVVNDMLTRENKKGEIFRQMNKVQTQLATKFEFVKSKANGAYVNTGYRVIRLVP; via the coding sequence ATGGTTTTGGGAGTTTCAGCTCAGAAATCGCACACAGTTGTACAAGGTGACAACCCTTACAACATTGCAAAGAAGTATGGAATGACTGTAGATGAATTGCTGAAGCTAAACCCTAAGCATAAAGATGGTAAGCTTGCTATCGGAGATGTTTTAACAATAAAATCCGATAAAGCAACAGCTCCTGTTGCTGCCAAAGCGGTTGTCGCTGAAAAAGTGAAAACAACTCCTGCCACGAGCGCTGCTTTGGGGAAAATTGTTTTACAACCCAAACAAACCATATACGGAATTACCAAGCAATACAGGATTTCTGAAACCGATTTAAGAAAGCTGAATCCTGAATTGGATTCTCATATGAAAATCGGAGATGAAATTACGTTACCTCTTGCCAGTATCAAAAAATATGGTGACAGCCAGCAGGTTATTGCAGCGGAAAAACCGGCTGAAACAGTTGTTGAAAAACCAACAACCGTAATAACAACTAATACTGTTGCACCGGTAGAAGGAGAAACATACGTGATTCAGGCAAAAGATAATTATTACAGAATTACAAAACAATTTGGGATCAACCAACAGGATCTTTTTGCCTTAAATCCAGGGTTGGAGGAGAAAGGGTTAAAGCCTGGTGAAACCATTAAAATAAAAAAATCAACACCTGCCGCTGAATCAGTTGTAGCTGAACCTGAACCTGTAAATCCAAAAACAAAAGTAGATTCAGGCAATGACAGATCTTCATCTGCTTCCGGAAATGTGGTTGCAGGAGATGATTATGTAACCTATACGGTTCAGCAGGGAGATACAGTTTTCTCTATTGTCAACAGATTCGGAGTTTCAATTGATGATCTGATCGCACTTAACCCCGAGCTTTCTCACGGATTAAAATCAGGAATGGTTTTGAAAATCAAAAAGCAGGATCCTGCTTACGTGAAGAAAAACGGTGATGCCCTAAGCGTAGTATTGATGCTTCCTTTCGGGTACAGTACCAATGAAACCCAATACAGAGGGATGGCTCTTGACTTTTTGACAGGTGCTAAACTGGCCATCGAAAGAAATGCCAAAGGAGGGCAAAAACTTGATATCAAAGTAGTAGATTCAGGAAATGAAGCTTCATTTAAGAATTCTCTGACACAGATTAATCCTGAAAATACAGATCTTATTATAGGTCCTTTCTTCAAATCCAACGTAATAGACGTACTGGATTTTACTAAAAATCAAAAAATACCGGTAGTGGCACCATTTGCTAATACCCCGGAACTTTATAACTACAGCAACCTGATCATTGTTGAAACCAATAATCAGACCTATGCTGACAAAATTGTTGAAGAAGTAAAAGCGGTCTATTCGGATCAGAAAATATATGTGGTAGCAGACACTAAAAAAGAAAATGCCAACTACATCAAAGCCGGTCTTGAAAAGACGCTGAAAAATCCTAATGTTGTCATCGTTACCTCTCCGGCAGATATTCAGCTGGATCAGAATATGATGACAGGACAGGCTGCCCCTGTTATCGCTGTCTTAGCTAATGATGATATGGGTGACGCATTTGCAAACAAAGTCATTGCTCTTTCCAAAGAAGCTCAGGGAGTGAAAGCATTCAGTATGTTTTATGCACCTGTATTTGAAAAGAAAGTGGATGATCTGAGCCAAGCAAGCCTAGTATATCTGATGGATAGAAAGATCAACACAGACGGTAATTTTGAAAAAGAGATTCTTGCAGCTTATAAAAGCAAGTATTGCAAAATACCTCCTAAATATGCAATCGTAGGTTTCGATGTCGTGAATGATATGTTGACCAGGGAAAATAAAAAAGGAGAAATATTCAGACAGATGAACAAAGTACAGACGCAGCTTGCTACCAAGTTTGAGTTTGTAAAATCAAAGGCTAATGGTGCTTATGTAAACACCGGCTACAGAGTAATCAGGCTGGTTCCCTAG
- the fabD gene encoding ACP S-malonyltransferase, which produces MKALVFPGQGSQFVGMGKELYDSRKDIKDLMESANEILGFDILSIMFNGTDADLKKTEVTQPSIFIHSVAALKAVNGLGAEMVAGHSLGEFSALVANGVLSFDDGLKLVSERAKAMQEACDANPSSMAAILGLEDAKVEEICAQISGIVVPANYNCPGQLVISGETPAVEEACIKLKEAGAKRALLLPVNGAFHSPLMQPAQERLAAAIEKTKFRKATIPVYQNITTTAVTNPEEIKQNLIDQLTGPVKWTQSVQNMIKDGASNFIEVGPGKTLQGLIRKIDGSVEATSAI; this is translated from the coding sequence ATGAAAGCACTTGTATTTCCAGGGCAGGGTTCTCAGTTCGTAGGAATGGGAAAAGAATTGTATGATTCAAGAAAAGATATCAAAGATCTTATGGAATCAGCCAATGAAATTTTAGGTTTCGATATTCTTTCCATTATGTTTAACGGAACGGATGCAGACCTGAAGAAAACAGAGGTTACCCAGCCTTCAATTTTTATACACTCGGTAGCAGCACTAAAAGCAGTAAACGGTCTTGGCGCTGAAATGGTGGCAGGACATTCATTAGGAGAGTTCTCAGCATTGGTTGCTAATGGCGTTTTATCTTTTGATGACGGTTTAAAACTGGTGTCAGAAAGAGCTAAGGCCATGCAGGAGGCTTGCGATGCCAATCCAAGTTCTATGGCTGCAATTTTAGGATTGGAAGATGCTAAAGTTGAAGAAATCTGTGCTCAGATCAGCGGAATTGTTGTTCCTGCTAACTACAACTGTCCGGGACAACTGGTGATTTCAGGAGAAACACCTGCGGTAGAAGAAGCTTGTATAAAACTTAAAGAAGCTGGAGCAAAAAGAGCTTTATTACTACCCGTAAACGGAGCTTTCCATTCACCATTGATGCAGCCGGCACAGGAAAGATTAGCGGCAGCTATTGAAAAAACAAAATTCAGAAAAGCCACTATTCCCGTATACCAGAATATTACGACTACTGCAGTAACCAATCCTGAGGAAATCAAGCAAAATCTGATTGACCAGCTTACAGGACCGGTAAAATGGACTCAGTCTGTTCAGAATATGATCAAAGACGGAGCCTCCAATTTTATAGAAGTAGGACCAGGAAAAACCCTTCAGGGATTGATCAGAAAAATTGACGGATCAGTAGAAGCTACTTCTGCAATCTAA
- a CDS encoding 3-dehydroquinate dehydratase, giving the protein MKVLIINGPNLNLLGTREPEIYGTISMETCMETLQSEFPGYELKYYQSNIEGELINRLQQDDFDAVVINPGAFTHYSYAIADCLKNIRKPKVEVHISNIYKREEFRQKSVTAANTDAVLSGFGMDGYRLAILSLK; this is encoded by the coding sequence ATGAAAGTTTTGATTATTAACGGGCCTAATTTGAATCTTTTAGGCACCAGAGAACCGGAAATTTATGGTACAATCTCCATGGAGACCTGTATGGAAACCTTACAATCTGAGTTTCCTGGTTATGAATTAAAATATTATCAGTCTAATATTGAGGGAGAACTGATCAACAGACTTCAGCAAGATGATTTTGATGCTGTGGTTATTAATCCCGGAGCTTTTACCCATTATTCCTATGCTATAGCAGATTGTTTAAAAAACATACGAAAACCTAAGGTGGAAGTTCACATCAGTAATATCTACAAAAGAGAAGAGTTCAGGCAGAAATCTGTGACAGCAGCTAATACTGATGCGGTTTTATCCGGATTCGGGATGGATGGATACAGATTGGCCATTCTCAGTCTGAAATAA
- a CDS encoding transposase, producing the protein MKFDFKNIHIGECIRNRIEEMDLSVAVISTFLEINEEEVCEMFTQNSLSTEVLMKWSKLLQYDFFRVYSQHLVMFAPPGNSQNTFNKQFSLRSRFRKNIYTKELIHFVLEMVNTDRKTKNEIINDYKIPKTTLHKWMAKYNISD; encoded by the coding sequence ATGAAATTTGATTTTAAAAATATTCATATCGGTGAATGTATCAGGAACAGGATTGAGGAGATGGATCTCTCTGTGGCAGTTATCAGTACATTTCTTGAGATTAATGAAGAAGAGGTGTGTGAAATGTTCACCCAAAACAGCTTAAGTACAGAAGTGCTTATGAAGTGGAGTAAACTGTTACAATACGATTTCTTTAGAGTCTATTCACAGCATCTTGTCATGTTTGCCCCTCCGGGTAATAGTCAGAATACATTCAATAAGCAATTTTCTTTACGGTCCAGGTTCCGTAAAAATATATATACTAAAGAATTAATACACTTTGTATTGGAGATGGTGAACACAGACCGGAAAACAAAAAATGAAATAATAAATGATTACAAAATTCCCAAAACAACACTTCATAAATGGATGGCAAAGTATAATATCTCAGATTAA